The nucleotide window GGTGACGTTGCACGAACGACGCGGACGCCTGGGCGGCATGACGACGGTTGCGGCAGCGGGCTCTGGACGTTCGCGGCTCGCCGCGATCGCCGAGTGGCTTGCAGTCGAAGTCGAACGGCTTGGAGTCGTCGTTCGATTGGGCTCAGAGGTCGCGGCAGGCGACCTCGACCCGGACGCTGACGTGGTGATCGCCACCGGTTCGGTGGACGCGCCGGCGTCCTACAAGGTGTCGCGTTCGGCGGTGGTGGTTACCGCGGCTGAGTTTCTCGAGCGAGGCGAGGCGGTCCTGCCCGATGGTCCTGTCTTCGTCTGGGATCCGATCGGGGGCCCGGTTGCCGTTTCGATTGCGGAGCGATTGTCGGCACCCGGCGAGGGACCGTCACGATCGGTCGTGTTGGCCACACAGGACAACATCGTCGGAAATGAGCTGAGTCGTTCGGGCGACCTGGCGCCGGCGAACGCTCGGCTACAGCAGGCGGGTGTCGTTCTGGAGCGTCGAACACTGCTGCGATCCGTCCGAAAGGGTGGCGTCGAGGTCGAGGATCGTTTCAGCGGCGAGACGCGCACGATCAAGGCCGCCGTCGTCATCGACTGTGGCCACCGGCTGCCTGACGAGGACCTGTATCGAGCCGTGTCGTCAGACGATGACCGGACCGCCACGGCGTCGCGACGTCGGGTGGTGCGGGCTGGCGACTCGGTTGCCCCGCGCTCGATTCTCGAGGCGATTCGTGAGGGTCGCGCCGCGATCGCAGCGCTCGACGGCGATGTCGCCGTGAGCGATGGCGTGGCGATGGGGCCGAAGCGGCTGGGTTCGGAGGCAGGGCACTGATGGCTGAGCAGATGTTGTGGTCGCCGTTGCGGCTCGGGCCGGTGACCTTGAAGAACCGGGTGGTGTTCTCGGCCCACCTGACGAACTATGCGACCCAGGACGGCAAGCCCTCCGACCAACACGTCGCCTATTACGCCGAGCGAGCGAAGGGTGGAGCCGGCCTCATCATCACCGAAGAGCACTCGACCCATCCGACCGACTGGCCCTATGAGAAGCTGATCCACGGGTTCAACCCGGCGGTGATCGATGGCTACCGCCGGATCACCGAGGCGGTCCACCGTCACGGAACGCCGATCTTCGCACAACTCAACCACAACGGCGGTCAGGCGTCGTCGATGTTCAGCCGCTTGCCGGTGTGGGCGCCCTCGGCGGTGCCCGACCCGCTGTTTCGCGAGGTCCCCAAGGCGGTCAGCCTCGCGGAGATCGCGGAGATCGTCGAGAGCTACGCACTCGTGGCACGCCATTGCCGCGAGGGCGGCTTCGACGGGATCGAGTTGCAGTGCTCTCACTCTTCGATCGTGCGCGGGTTCCTCTCGCCGGCGACGAACAAGCGAACCGACGGATACGGCGGCTCGATCCCCAATCGGGCGCGAATTCTGGTGGAGATCGTGGAGGCCGTGCGCCAGGCGATCGGCCCCTCGCTCGCGTTGGGGGTGCGCATCTGCGGCGATGAGTTGATCGACGGGGGTACCACGATCGACGACGCGCTCGAGGTCGCCAAGATCGTTGAAGCCACCGGAAACGTCGACTACATCAACACCTCGATCGGCGTGGCGACCGCCTCGCTGTTCATGATCGAGGCGTCGATGCACATCCCGCCGAACTACGCGATGTTCATTCCGTCGGCCATACGCAAGGTCGTCGATCTTCCAGTGGTCGGGGTCGGTCGTTTCAAAGACCCGCTTCAGGCGGAGCGAGCGCTGCAGGAAGGTCATTGCGATCTGGTGGGCGTCGTGCGCGGTCAGATCGCTGATGCCGATTTCGCCCGCAAGGCCCGTGCCGGTCACACCGACGACACACGATTGTGTCTGAGCTGCAACCAGGAATGCGTCGGTCGCATGGGCCTGAACCGCTGGCTGGGTTGCATCGAAAACCCGCGTACGGGCCGCGAATCCCAAGGGGTCGCCGAGGTGCGGCTCACCACGGCACCGAAGCAGGTCCTGGTGGTGGGTGCTGGGCCGGCGGGGCTGCAGGCGGCGATCGCTGCGGCCCGCAACGGCCACCGGGTCACCGTGGTCGAGGCGCATGCCGAGCCCGGCGGTCAGGTGCGCCTTGCCGCGTCGGTGCCCAACCGCGCCGAGTTCGGCGACCTCGTTCGTAACCAGCTCAGCGAGTGTCGACGCCTCGGCGTGTCGATCGAGTACGGCATCCGTGTCGACGCGGCGGAGGTCCGGCGCCGTGGCCCCGATTCCGTGGTCGTCGCCACCGGAGCCCGCGCCGCGCGGCCGTGGTGGGCTCCGGGCGATGCCGACTGGATCGTCGACGTTCGCGACGTCCTGGATGGGTCGAGCCATCCGGACGGCCAGGTGATCGTGCTCGACGAGCTCGGGTTTCACCACGCGACCTCGGTGGCCGAACTCCTCGCAGACCGTGGCGCGAGGGTGGAGGTCATCACCAATGGAATGGTCGTTGGTCAAGACCTCGGCATCACCCTCGACATGGAGAACTGGTGGATTCGTGCCAATGCCAAGGGCATCCTGCAGAGCACCGAACTGGTTCCGATGGGTGTGAGCGTGGCCGACGACGGCACCAAGACCGTCGAGTTCCAGCATCACCCCACGGGACAGATGCGCTCACGCACCCCCGACTGGGTGGTGCTGGCAGTGCCGGCCGACCCAGTCGAGGAGCTGTATCTCGAACTGAGCGGTGACGAGGCCTTGCGTGCGGCGGGAGTCGGTGTCGAACGGGTCGGAGACTGCGTCGCCCCACGTCGCGCACACGCAGCGATCATCGAGGGTGAACGCGCCGGAGCCGGCCTGTGAGCATTGGCGCAGCGGACGCCGCCGACGAACAGCTCTAAGGAGCTTGAACCTCGACGGTGCCGGTGAATATCTCGATTCCGCTGTAGCTGAATCGAAACACCCCGACCGTGTCGAAGGTGCGTACCACCGCGCCGCCCGCCGGGATCTCGAAGGATTCGAGTTCGGTACCGGCGTCGTCGAGTATCGCGACGGTGCGGGGCTCGGTGTCGGTGTTGTTGAAGGTCACCGGGGTTTCGGTGGTGACGGTGACGTAACCGAGACAAACGTGTTCGGTGTCCATGATCACGTGTGCCTGTTCGGCGGTGAGGAGATCGCCTGGCATGTGCATCTCGCACTGAAGCGCATCGCTCTCACTCGACATCACCCCGTGGTCGGAGCCATCGCTCGAGGTGCTGTTCGTGGTGGCTTCCTCACCTGAAGAAGCTGTGGTCGTCGTGACCGCAGCGTCCTCGGAG belongs to Microthrixaceae bacterium and includes:
- a CDS encoding mycofactocin system FadH/OYE family oxidoreductase 2; amino-acid sequence: MAEQMLWSPLRLGPVTLKNRVVFSAHLTNYATQDGKPSDQHVAYYAERAKGGAGLIITEEHSTHPTDWPYEKLIHGFNPAVIDGYRRITEAVHRHGTPIFAQLNHNGGQASSMFSRLPVWAPSAVPDPLFREVPKAVSLAEIAEIVESYALVARHCREGGFDGIELQCSHSSIVRGFLSPATNKRTDGYGGSIPNRARILVEIVEAVRQAIGPSLALGVRICGDELIDGGTTIDDALEVAKIVEATGNVDYINTSIGVATASLFMIEASMHIPPNYAMFIPSAIRKVVDLPVVGVGRFKDPLQAERALQEGHCDLVGVVRGQIADADFARKARAGHTDDTRLCLSCNQECVGRMGLNRWLGCIENPRTGRESQGVAEVRLTTAPKQVLVVGAGPAGLQAAIAAARNGHRVTVVEAHAEPGGQVRLAASVPNRAEFGDLVRNQLSECRRLGVSIEYGIRVDAAEVRRRGPDSVVVATGARAARPWWAPGDADWIVDVRDVLDGSSHPDGQVIVLDELGFHHATSVAELLADRGARVEVITNGMVVGQDLGITLDMENWWIRANAKGILQSTELVPMGVSVADDGTKTVEFQHHPTGQMRSRTPDWVVLAVPADPVEELYLELSGDEALRAAGVGVERVGDCVAPRRAHAAIIEGERAGAGL